In Mycteria americana isolate JAX WOST 10 ecotype Jacksonville Zoo and Gardens chromosome Z, USCA_MyAme_1.0, whole genome shotgun sequence, the sequence TTAATCTTGTTTAGGACAATGCAAATGTCAGATTTCCCAGGGAAATAGTTACTCAGCAGCGTGTAGCTGCACCAAGAACAGCCTGAGTTATTAACCAGTTTTCTTAAAGTTCTTCTTAACTGTAAGTCCACCTAAAAAAAGCTAGGTGAATTCAAGCTAGAGAGCACACTCCTCTAAGGTGGGGAAAGGAATCCTCTGTTAGAAGGGCACAGGGGACCCAAGAAATAATCCTAAGGACAAGGGAAAGCATGCTGTGGCAGGAATACTATAGGGTGGAAGGGAACGAGAAAAAAGAAGCAGTACTAATCCCAACTGATCACCTTCAGCATATTCTCTTCACGTGAGAGATACAACAAATGAAGTTGACCTCTAACACTATGCTAGCGATACCACTTAAAAGTTTGAGTTCCAATTAAGAGCAGTTGCCTACGACTTCTAGTTTAGATGATCAGTCCCATTTGTGAGATTTCTGTATTGCATGGAGAAAAGGGATCATAGGTTTGCTGTGTCCAGCTGAGTAAGGGACATCTCAGTACAGTTAATATACAGTTCCAGTTATTCCTCACAGAACAACCAGCAGGTTTTAGCAGTTTGTTTTCTCAGTGGAAATTCAGATGCCATTTAACAAGTCCTGTTCAGTTGCAAAAGTGTTTTTAACTCTTCCTCTACTCATGCTTACATTTTGAAAAGCCTGTCAAACAGCAGCACTATTTACCCTTCACATATCCCTAACCACTGCTCCATGGATCCACATGGGTCTGCAGCCCACTGGCTGTAAGCCTCAATTTCTCCTAAAAACACCGCAGTAAAACAGCAGTCCACCTGCAAGCCAGTGCATGAGCTTTGGAGTGGGATGCATAAATTAAATTAAGGGACTACCTTCTGCAAGCTCTTTTGCAATCCGCTCAAGTTCTTCacgtttctttttctcttcagcctCTACTCGTCTCTCTTCTTCAGCAATAGGCTTTAGGTAGTCTGTCATtaacacatttgttttaaaacccaGTTTCTAGAACCCGGCACAAAGCTCTGCACCTGCCAACTCactcaaaaaggaagaaaaaaaccagcttcTCTGGCACAAAGGCACATTTCATACGAATCTGTGACTTCAAACCAGTAAGAGCCCGTCTCTGAGGGCCACCTCGGCGAGGCCTAGGCAGCTCCCGctgcggccggggccgcggctgcgCGGCCCGCACCGGCCGCCTCAAGGTGCCCTTGCAGGCCgcgcgggggagggggagaggccgCTCGGGCCGCCGCACTCACCGTATCGCTTCTTGCCGTAGATCATCCCCACCAGCAGGGCCGAGTACCGGGTGAACTGCGGGAGGCAGAGACAAGGACGCGCCCTTCGCTCAGCTTACACGCAccgccaggccaggccaggccaggccaggccggcccgctgcctgcctccctccctcccgcccgccccggcctctCGAGGCcaccggccgccccccgccccgggacaccGCACGGCGCCGGGGGAGCCGCCCGCCCCCCTCACCTTGATGAGCGGCGAGACCTGCACGGGCGGGATCATCCTGGCGGCGGTGGCGCGGCGGCCGGAAGTGACGCCTGtagagcggcggcggggcggaagGAGGGCGGGGCTACCGAAGGCGAGCTCACGTCAGAGCAGCGTGTCAACGTTTTGGAAAACGTCTCGACCGTCCGGCGCCCGATTTCCGTGTCTGGTCACACGTCATCCAGGAGTGAGGAGCCATCACCTCGCAACAGGGACCGCGCTCGCTCCCCGTGACAGAAAACGGAGGagccgccccgcggcccgcccgTCGGCCGCCGCCGGGAGGAGCAGACTCGGCTGTTCGGCTGAGAagggccccgcggccggcgggcgtGAGGCCGGGAGCCTCCGGTGCTGCCGTCCTCCCCTGCCGCCGCGGGGAGAGAGGACTGCGGGGGGCGGGGCAGCGCGGCAGCCCGCCGGGCGGCTGGCTCCGGAGCGGCGGGAGTGGCAGGCAGCGGGAATGGCAGGCTGCGGGCCTGGGcgggggctctgcctgctgcaggcactCGTCCCCCGGCAGGTGCGTCCACTGCGTTTTCCGTGCGTGATCCAGAGGGCAGAGGACACGTTAGCAAAGACTACGAAGTTCACTGGGGCGTTTGGTTCCTGAGCCGTAGCAAAATCGTGTTGTCATGTGCCGGGCATATGACATGTAATCCACATAAGACATCTGGATTAGGTTTCATATTCCTATTAATAAAATTAAGGAATCTGAATCTTAGTTGGCTGCTCATTAGTGCCatcattttcaaatgtttgtgtaAAGTTAAACATACGCAGTGAAAGGGTAAGGATATAATTATTAAGCTCCCTGGAAGCTGATTGCCTCTGCTATTTTCTGCCAGTTGAGCCACAGGTAATGGAAATTCTTTCACTAAAAGAGgtctgaaatgcttttcttttcagggaGCCTGTCGGAAGGTTCTCAGTATTCCATTCATTTGTAGTATCgtgaagttttttttaattattgttctATGTCCTGTATCAGTAAGACCTGAAGGTGCTTTCATGGATGGAATGGTATGTAaccaatcactttttttttttttttttttacatttcttttttcatttactttcagtAGCAAGAACTCTGAGAGATGCTCGGAGCATCACAAATGAGAGGTCACTGCTGGGTGGATATCACTTCAGTTCCAAACACCGGTGTCAGTTGTTAATGCCGTAGTAATTCACCACAAAGCTCAATGCCAAGTCAGTAGCAAACCAGTGACGCTGTTTGCTAGTGGCACAGTGATTGCCTGTTCAGCCACTTTTGTCCAATGCATGTCCAGATGAGAGTTTTAAAATCCTTAAATACCTGACAGTGGcatgattttaattaaatgttataCATCTCCCAAACACAAAGCAGCAGTAGTATAACTAGGAGTTTTCATGCTCATCTGTGAAGAGAACACACGCTGACTTGGAGACTGGCACTTGGAGAACTGGAACCCAGTCTGGCATTTCTCCAGATGCTAGTATACCAGCTTtaaatcacggaatcacagaatgccttggattggaagggacctttagaggtcatctaggccaacccccttgcaagagcagggacatctttaactagatcaggttaaaagcaaacaattcaAGTTAGATTATGTATTAGCCAGAAGTGTTTTTCAACTTACtattactaaagaaaaaagttgcaaacTGTGATGATCCTGAAGTACGGCATcacttattttgaaatacagctaACTTCAATCAGCCATCTGACTAGCCTTTTCTGTGTACCACCAGCCTGAAACGCCTTCTGGTGACCCAGGCTAACAATTCAGTGCTGACTTGGTTTTGTCACTCACGAATGTGGGTGCTAAatacaaattacttttaaaaaaggaagtaagtCCCATATGTTAAAAGTTCCAAACTCCTAAGACAGGGTGAGAAAAAAGAAGCATGTTTTACATCTAAAAAAATCAATTCTACAGAAGGAGTATGTCAGTAACAGCAGATTCTGCTCTTTAGCCAGTGCCTTTATGAATTAGCACTAACTCAAATTTTTTGagcttttgctttgcagaagtgctTTACTGAGTTACTGATTGAGCTTGATTTATTCAAAGCAACAAAATGCtccatttttaaatgattttgagCAATTAATTAACGACATTCCTCTGCTGGATGTTTAAACAGAAAACACTAAAACTCTGAGGAAAAATCACTActgctcttcatttcttttgaTGATACACAGATAGAACAGATGTTCTGCTCTTCCCCTACTGATGCAGCATGCAACTTGGACTACAAGTTGTGATGCTACACCATCAcacatggagaagaaaaggaggagtaaATGGCACCATGTAGTTACctgcaataaaatattaaattattaagcGTTAATAGAtatctgtgtgttttcttctcaccacaaaaacatttatctttGTGTCCCATTCAATAGCAGCAAACAAATAGGTCACAGTTACCTGATGCTGTCCTGAGTAACCCCACAGGTTACCAAGCTGAAGGCTGCAAACCAAGTTCCTACAGTGAATTTAAGCTTTGCACACTACTGTCAAGTACCCTCACACTAAAAAATCAAACTGAGCAAGTCCAAAATTCCTGGTGACTGactttattttactgaaaaaccCAATTGCAAGAGCCACTCTTGGTTTATCAGATGCCAAACAGTAGCCTTGACTATGTCTGCTCCAAAATTATATGGAAGTTTGAGTCATTGTAAGAAACAGCTTCCCAATAAGTTGTAACAGAATTATTTGCACTAACtctgttgttttcaaataaaaaggaaaaaagtcgtAAACCATTTACAATTTTTATAGTGATTAAACACAAATCCTATTTCTGCAAAGAACTCCAGCTATTactcttttaaagtaaattaagagCTCTGTACACTCATCATTATTCTGAAGGCTCCAAACTGAAACTGCATTGTTCAGCAGCCTTTAACAGAATTTTTCAGCTCGCTCTATTTGTTATGGAAGGCAGAGATGATAGTGCTCCAAGTGCCTGTTACCATCTTTTAACGTCTTGAATGGATTAATCTTGAAAATGAATCCATTAACAAGGCCAGCCGGtctgaacaaacaaaacagccaTCATTATGGAATCACAATTGTGAACTGAGAGACAATGGACTTCTCAAATACCCTCCCATGCATGACCACATATTGTCTAAACTGACCTGTTCACTTTAGGAGGCAGTTGTTCCTGACTGGCAGTACCAGTACCACAGGCAAAAACTTTCAATATCATTAGAAGGGAAGTTTTACTGCAATGTTTTACTGCAATTTTACTTCTTTGGTTTTGCaagcttttatttaattaaaactattatTCTGGCAAAGGAGGCCAGCAGTCTCCTGGACTTAGGATAAGTGCCACTGGCAGGACAAGGGAGGGGATGGGTGAGAGCACATCCAgcgtgctgtgtccagctctcccctccccagtacaggagagacgtGGACATTCTAGGGCGAGCCCACCAAAGGGCAATGGAGACAACgcagggactgcagcatctctcatacagggagagactgagagagctgggactatgCAGCCTGCGAGAGAAGGATTGGGGGGATCTTATCGATGTTTATGAATACCTGATGGGGAGGAGCAAAGactgagccagactcttctcagtggtgcccaatgacaggatgagaagcaatgggcacaaactgaaatagaggaaattcattttcaatggaagaaaaaagaaaaagaacgcTTTTTTTTCACTCTAAGGACAATGGGACACTCAAACAGGTTGACCTGTTGAGTGGTTGTGGTGTCTCCATCTATGCAGATGCTTGAAGTCTGACTGGACACAGACCTTAGCAACCAGCTCTAGCCCACCCTATTTTAAACAGGAGGGTTGGAGTAGACgctctccagagctcccttccaacctcacccactctgtgattctgggaTTATTATAATCATTGTTAAGTGTTTAATTTTTCTAGAGACAAAAACCTGTGGTCATTAGTAATTCTGTAAAGAACAGCTAGTTACAGTTAGATTTGGGAATGCTCTTTCTACTTGAGAATCACACAATTCAAATTAATGCCTCGTTCTGAAATGCAGTTTGTTTCTTCAGAACTTACCAAAACTATCAGAATGATCGTAAACCAACTCTGTTTATACAAAACCTCAGGTCAAGTTTGCCCTCAAGTTTAGGTTCTGAGATATTACTAAATTTGGTTTGAATAATAGTATCTTgactacaaacaaaaaaaaccctgttcttgCTGCAGAACAAATTACTTCCTTGCAagtggggtaaaaaaaaaatgaaaaaaattattagttaGCCAATACAGTTCCTTGTAGTACTTATACATTGCAATTCACTGCTCTTCAAAGCATCCCTGTAAACACTGGAATGAAACTCTTCCGTCAGATTCTGTTTCAGgtctcattttcttcaaataccAAAAGAAATAGAATCTACATTTCGTTACATCACATTAAAAGCTTTTGGGTGTTtcacacaaaatcacagaatggttgaagttggaagggaccttgatgattttaaagggggggagggggtgaagATGCCCAACATAATTTTAATTGTAGACATCAGATTTAAGTTTCACTTGCAGAGCAGAAATAAAGGGCTAgaagctttgttttttcactgaTTGAAATTTATTACAAATACACATATTCACTGCTAAGTATGTGCCTGCTGCacataagaaacaaaaccatataGAACCAAAAGTGCTTTtattaaacatcagaaaaacccTGTGATACACAACACAATGCAGAATCCTACTGCAAGTCATTTAACCTCAACCGAGTATAAAACCCCTTGAATATCTGAACATACTCTCTCACAAGAAGTACATAATACTAACAATTACGTATTGGTACCAAGGTGCTTCAAACCAAAAGCACAAGTGCTTTCAAGACTGATCTCAACTGAAACAAGATATCTGAATTTGTCTTCACTAACAATTACTCCTGACATACTTTgccacagtattttttaattatttttttttaagaggaacaaCAAAATCCCTCAAATGCCTTTAAATATGGCATTAAAGTTATCAGGCACTAAGACAGTTCAAGATACAAACTAATGGCTCTgccaaaaagaaatgtaaaggctTCCAGGGCAGCCAGAGGCTAGATGACTTTGCCCACTCCTTCTGTACAACTTTCTGCAGGGTAACATTTGACAAGCACTAAGCTTACCAAACTGCACATAAGTGTAAAAAAATTCCACGTGCCATGGACTGGAACTTCTACAGGGTtagtttcttttgctgtcttGCTGAGACTCAGAAATCTGCGAGATCCCTTAGTTAGCCTCTACTTAGGGAAAAACTCAACTCCCTTACCTGATAGGGAACTCTTATACATGGCAGGAAAGTCTCCTACACTCTCTGAATATGACATCATGCCTTCTGAATAACAGAAGGATGTTCCTTTCAGCAGGcatcaaaacagacaaaaagcctGAGAAATCCAAACCTTTCATTTCAGATGAGCAGCTGcttcagaactgaaaacaaatttcccTCTAGTCTCACAGCTCTTCGAATCTCTTCCCTGGCAGATATCAAAGCTAGTTCAAACCTTGGATAAGTAGCCACATCAATCCTCATTGGTTAAATacatccttttttaaaagaacagataTGCCTGAAGAACTTGTGTTCTGGTAGCCTGGAAGGCTGCATATGGGTCACAATTGCAACTCCCATCTAAACTCATGCTCAGAGCCACTCAAACACAAGTAGTCTCCAAAATGCTATCACAAGTTTGTGACTATGCAGAAGAGACATTGTAAccgttaaaaagaaaaaaggggagacCACCAACCTGTATGCACAAACATTCTACCATGATGCACCATCCAGAAATCCAGAGGTCTTCCAAGCTTCACTCCCTATCTTAAGAGCAGCACAGCCAACTTCAATACCTGTTTGGCTGCCATAACGACTGCCCTGTCAGAAAAAAGGGCTTTTTGCTGGGCACTTTTGTTTGTACACTTCTTAATCGACCATCACTGCAGTTACATGTCAAGCAGCATTTTTTCCAATAGGGTAACTCTAAAGGAAGAGGAACATGCTTTTCTTTGTATCCTCTATTTACCCAATTTTTTCAATTACAGGTTTTGGAGAAAGGGTCTCAAGCATGACCAGCTAGAACTTAAATATGCCCCAGTTATGGCCAATGCAGGCTTTGGTTTAGATCAATATAATCCACACATGAAGATAATGCGAGTTAGAAGACCTGAAGTTAATGTTTTAACTTCACATGCACTGCACGGAAATTTAGGACAGCGTTTCAGTAGGAGACAAACATGCCTCTTCTTCTTCTAACAATACAACCTTCCGTCTGGAGAGAGACATCATGGACCTTATGACAGTTAAAGAAATTCTAACAAAAATGCgcaaagcaagaaaagcaaatgggATTACAATCTGCATAAGATGGAAAATTGCTGTGCTAAACTCACTTAACAAGCACGTTAGAAAGAAGGCCCCAAGGCTTACACAAGGGTAGAGAGCCAGCTTGGCAAACATGAAGGCATGCTCCTTGCCACCGTATCTAGCAAAAGGATGCAAAGTTTCCCTTTCATGGAGGAGGGCTGTAGTCCATATTGCAAACTGAAATATGCTGGCAAAGAAAGTGATAACACAGCTGACCTGAATGGCTTCTATTTCATTGTGAGACTTCTCTGCAAATTCACTGGTCAGCTGGTAAGCTAACGGAAGCCCACCAATGAAAGCCAATGAAAGTATGTTAAGCAGTCCCATTAATCGTGTAGCTTTTGTTACATAAAGGAAAAGTGAGTGATGGACAAAC encodes:
- the ATP5ME gene encoding ATP synthase F(0) complex subunit e, mitochondrial, yielding MIPPVQVSPLIKFTRYSALLVGMIYGKKRYDYLKPIAEEERRVEAEEKKKREELERIAKELAEASEESILK